The genomic stretch TATTTAGATACTATTATAGTTTTTCCGTTTATCGTAAAGTTTACTCCTACAACATCCGTAATCGCATTCAAAATTTCAGATATATCATTATACCGTTTCATATACCCGGTAAACACCAGTTGTTTAGCAGATTCTGACTGAAAAAACACGTCAACATCATACCAAAGCGAAAGCGTGTTTAGAATCTGTTCCAAACTCTCGTTCTCAAAGGTAAAATACCCGTCCTTCCAAACCACGTACTGCCGCACATCCACTTCTTTCACCTCGAACGTTCCCGCTTCCCGGTCAAAACTGGCTAATTGTCCCGGTTTCATCGTGACCTCCTCGGTCATCCCTCTTTTTTTGATCCCGACCTTACCGTCAACCAACACGGTGTGAACTTTCCCCGGTTGATGCGTGTTCACGTTAAATTCGGTCCCGTACACGCGAACCTGGACCTCTTCCATCACCACGTAAAAAGGCCGATTCAAATCCTTCGTCACCTCAAAATAGGCCTCACCCGACAAATAAACTTTCCGCTCCTTTTCATCAAAGCGCACCGGATATTTAAGTTCCGAAGCTGAATTCAAGTAGACATTTGTCCCATCCGATAATTTTAA from Butyricimonas virosa encodes the following:
- a CDS encoding FecR family protein, with product MDLYDENIARLIRHSLTGELSEQEWGELEAWLHDSEEHRVLFEKIKKEIRISSESSLFCSLNDEVAWLKFKTTARERKRRVYVRRMLTYAAVIVLPLAVVVGFWFLSQEKDTFPMASERVVKITPGRPRAVLITADQTVHELNGVQEQREIEVEKGVMIKQGGANLEYDSLVAPEQEVALAMNTLKVPRGGEFRLKLSDGTNVYLNSASELKYPVRFDEKERKVYLSGEAYFEVTKDLNRPFYVVMEEVQVRVYGTEFNVNTHQPGKVHTVLVDGKVGIKKRGMTEEVTMKPGQLASFDREAGTFEVKEVDVRQYVVWKDGYFTFENESLEQILNTLSLWYDVDVFFQSESAKQLVFTGYMKRYNDISEILNAITDVVGVNFTINGKTIIVSK